A genomic segment from Danio aesculapii chromosome 17, fDanAes4.1, whole genome shotgun sequence encodes:
- the LOC130244922 gene encoding keratinocyte-associated protein 3 codes for MCDFDKQKGPGRLMKKGLTLIVIGHVNFILSAIVHGSVLRHVSKPSNEISTEYTVSNIISVSSGLLSIGSGIVAILVSRNIANWKLHIGLLVSSFLNALLTLACLLGLILAISLTISGDGSALMKGCNSTNMPVNARSPVIVNCPFDATRIYDTTLALWFTCAAFTAVEAGLSVWCFIVGLQLRGIGPCAQNYIREQLEEEAQASRSKMEEDHMTQGVRLIAHHSASA; via the exons ATGTGTGATTTTG ATAAGCAGAAAGGCCCTGGGCGGCTGATGAAGAAAGGACTGACCCTCATCGTCATTGGTCATGTTAACTTTATTCTCAGTGCAATTGTCCATGGCAGTGTATTACGTCACGTATCCAAACCTAGCAATGAGATCTCAACAGAATACACCGTATCAAACATCATCTCCGTCTCATCAGGACTGTTG AGCATTGGAAGTGGAATTGTTGCCATATTGGTGTCAAGGAATATTGCCAATTGGAAACTA CACATCGGTCTGTTAGTAAGTTCCTTTCTGAACGCTCTGCTCACACTGGCGTGTTTACTGGGGCTGATTCTGGCCATCAGTTTGACCATTTCAGGAGACGGGTCAGCACTCATGAAAGGATGTAATTCCACAAATATGCCTGTGAATGCACGATCTCCAGTCATTGTCAACTGCCCTTTTGATGCCACACGCATCTAT GACACAACTCTTGCTCTGTGGTTCACCTGTGCTGCGTTCACTGCAGTGGAGGCCGGTCTGTCCGTTTGGTGCTTCATTGTGGGTCTCCAGTTAAGAGGCATCGGCCCATGTGCGCAAAACTACATCAGAGAGCAG CTGGAAGAGGAGGCACAGGCATCCAGATCAAAGATGGAGGAAGACCACATGACTCAAGGAGTGCGTCTCATTGCACATCACTCAGCCAGCGCTTAA